In the genome of Xanthomonas translucens pv. cerealis, one region contains:
- the secF gene encoding protein translocase subunit SecF — MKIFPLHLIPNDTKIDFMRWRRPTLVLMLVLAVASLGVIFGKGFNYALEFTGGALVQTSFQKPVDIDHVREQLATAGFENAQVQNVGSGNEIVIRLQPQGEHNNEDLTSNLAEQVRKAVTTAENPATVKPGEFVGPQVGKDLALNGVYATLFMLVGFLIYIAFRFEWKFAVVASLTALFDLLVTVAYISLTGREFDLTVLAGMLSVMGFAINDIIVVFDRVRENFRSLRVEPVEVLNRSINQTLSRTVITAVMFFLSALALYLYGGTSMEGLALTHMIGAVIVVVSSVIVAVPLLSIGPFQVTKQDLLPKTKDVEALARRP; from the coding sequence ATGAAAATTTTCCCGCTCCATCTGATCCCGAACGACACCAAGATCGACTTCATGCGCTGGCGGCGTCCGACCCTGGTGCTGATGCTGGTACTGGCGGTGGCCTCGCTCGGGGTGATCTTCGGCAAGGGCTTCAACTACGCGCTGGAGTTCACCGGCGGTGCGCTGGTGCAGACCAGCTTCCAGAAGCCGGTGGACATCGACCACGTGCGCGAGCAGCTGGCCACGGCAGGCTTCGAGAACGCGCAGGTGCAGAACGTCGGCAGCGGCAACGAGATCGTGATCCGCCTGCAGCCGCAGGGCGAGCACAACAACGAAGACCTGACCAGCAACCTCGCCGAGCAGGTGCGCAAGGCGGTGACCACGGCGGAAAATCCGGCGACGGTGAAGCCGGGCGAATTCGTCGGCCCGCAGGTCGGCAAGGACCTGGCGCTGAACGGCGTGTACGCGACGCTGTTCATGCTGGTCGGCTTCCTGATCTACATCGCGTTCCGCTTCGAGTGGAAGTTCGCGGTGGTGGCCAGCCTGACCGCGCTGTTCGACCTGCTGGTGACGGTGGCCTACATCTCGCTCACTGGCCGCGAATTCGACCTGACCGTGCTGGCCGGCATGCTGTCGGTGATGGGCTTTGCGATCAACGACATCATCGTGGTGTTCGACCGCGTGCGCGAGAACTTCCGCAGCCTGCGCGTGGAGCCGGTGGAAGTGCTGAACCGCTCGATCAACCAGACCCTGTCGCGCACCGTGATCACCGCGGTGATGTTCTTCCTGTCGGCCCTGGCGCTGTACCTGTACGGCGGCACCTCGATGGAAGGCCTGGCCCTGACTCACATGATCGGCGCGGTCATCGTGGTGGTGTCCTCGGTGATCGTGGCAGTGCCGCTGCTGTCGATCGGCCCGTTCCAGGTGACCAAGCAGGACCTGCTGCCGAAGACCAAGGATGTGGAGGCGTTGGCGCGGAGGCCCTGA
- the secD gene encoding protein translocase subunit SecD yields the protein MLEFPRWKYFLILIVLAFSALYALPNVYQKDPSVQITASRGGQLDEALRERVSAELKAAGITPKSVAKEGDSLMVRLPSLQAQTRANDILRQQVGENYTVALNLASTVPQWLSAIGGKPMVLGLDLVGGVHFALQVDQKAALDKRLDAFAEDIRTTLRDNRIAYRSVERRADNSIQVGLGEGTDADAARTALAKAQPTLSYAVSGQTIAVSVPDAELKQIAAGAIEQNLTTLRNRVNQLGVAEPIIQRQGEDRIVVELPGVQDTAEAKRMIGATATLEFRGVVEGNAEDAVRTGNIPPEAKVFRLRDSGAPVLLNKRVLVSGDQMVGAVVSNDQNGLPAVSVTLNNVAGQRMFDYTSANTGKLMSVVYIERIPTVSMVDGKEVRSVRVKEEALAPTRIAGVFGKNFQTTGLEKVEAENLAKLLRAGSLAAPMDFVEEYVIGPSLGAENVERGVTAVVYAFLFTLVFFGVYYRMFGAITSVALLMNLLIVVSVMSLFGATMTLPGFAGLALSVGLSVDANVLINERIREELRLGVPPKSAIAAGYEKAGGTILDANLTGLIVGVALYAFGTGPLKGFALTMIIGIFASMFTAITVSRALATLIYSRRKKLKSVAI from the coding sequence ATGCTTGAGTTTCCGCGCTGGAAGTATTTCCTCATCCTGATCGTGCTGGCGTTCAGTGCGTTGTACGCGCTGCCCAACGTCTACCAGAAGGACCCTTCGGTACAGATCACTGCCAGCCGCGGCGGCCAGCTCGACGAGGCCCTGCGCGAGCGGGTCAGCGCCGAGCTGAAGGCGGCCGGGATCACCCCCAAGTCGGTGGCCAAGGAGGGCGATAGCCTGATGGTGCGCCTGCCGAGCCTGCAGGCGCAGACCCGTGCCAACGACATCCTGCGCCAGCAGGTGGGCGAGAACTACACGGTGGCGCTGAACCTGGCCTCGACCGTGCCGCAGTGGCTGTCGGCGATCGGCGGCAAGCCGATGGTGCTGGGCCTGGACCTGGTCGGCGGCGTGCACTTCGCGCTGCAGGTGGACCAGAAGGCGGCGCTGGACAAGCGTCTGGATGCCTTCGCCGAGGACATCCGCACCACCCTGCGCGACAACCGCATTGCCTACCGTTCGGTCGAGCGCCGTGCCGACAACAGCATCCAGGTCGGCCTGGGCGAGGGCACCGATGCAGACGCCGCGCGCACCGCGCTGGCCAAGGCGCAGCCGACGCTGAGCTACGCTGTGTCCGGGCAGACCATCGCCGTCAGCGTGCCCGACGCCGAACTCAAGCAGATCGCCGCCGGCGCGATCGAACAAAACCTGACCACGCTGCGCAACCGCGTCAACCAGTTGGGCGTGGCCGAGCCGATCATCCAGCGCCAGGGCGAGGACCGCATCGTGGTCGAACTGCCCGGCGTGCAGGACACTGCCGAGGCCAAGCGCATGATCGGCGCCACCGCCACGCTGGAGTTCCGCGGCGTGGTCGAAGGCAATGCCGAGGACGCGGTACGCACTGGCAACATCCCGCCGGAGGCCAAGGTGTTCCGCCTGCGCGACAGCGGCGCCCCGGTGCTGCTGAACAAGCGCGTGCTGGTGTCCGGCGACCAGATGGTCGGCGCGGTGGTCAGCAACGACCAGAACGGGCTGCCGGCGGTGTCGGTGACTCTCAACAACGTCGCCGGCCAGCGCATGTTCGACTACACCAGCGCCAACACCGGCAAGCTGATGTCGGTGGTGTACATCGAGCGCATCCCGACCGTGAGCATGGTCGACGGCAAGGAAGTGCGCAGCGTGCGGGTCAAGGAAGAAGCGCTGGCGCCGACCCGCATCGCTGGCGTGTTCGGCAAGAATTTCCAGACCACCGGCCTGGAGAAGGTCGAGGCCGAGAATCTGGCCAAGCTGCTGCGCGCCGGTTCGCTGGCTGCGCCGATGGATTTCGTCGAGGAATACGTGATCGGCCCGAGCCTGGGCGCGGAGAACGTCGAGCGCGGCGTTACTGCGGTGGTTTATGCGTTCCTGTTCACCCTGGTGTTCTTCGGCGTGTACTACCGCATGTTCGGCGCGATCACCTCGGTGGCACTGCTGATGAACCTGCTGATCGTGGTCTCGGTGATGTCGCTGTTCGGCGCCACCATGACCTTGCCCGGCTTCGCCGGCCTGGCCTTGTCGGTCGGCCTGTCGGTGGACGCCAACGTGCTGATCAACGAGCGTATCCGCGAGGAGCTGCGGCTGGGCGTACCGCCGAAATCGGCGATCGCCGCCGGCTACGAGAAGGCGGGCGGCACCATCCTCGATGCCAACCTCACCGGCCTGATCGTCGGCGTGGCCCTGTACGCGTTCGGGACCGGGCCGCTGAAGGGCTTCGCGCTGACCATGATCATCGGCATCTTCGCCTCGATGTTCACCGCGATCACCGTGTCGCGCGCGCTGGCCACGCTGATCTACAGCCGCCGCAAGAAGCTCAAGTCCGTCGCCATCTGA